In Clostridia bacterium, the genomic window TTGTCATCGAAGGTCCTGATGAAACCGATGCATTCAATACTATAAAGGATTTGTTTGACTTCCGTTTAGCAAATGCCTGACAAAAATATCTTGGCAAATAGGTAAACATCCAGTGCGCAGTAATAGTTAGTGGTACAAGGAATTAGTAGAGGAGGGTGAAGATTGTGTTGAGGGTTATGCTGGTATGTTCCGCAGGCATGTCTACCAGCCTGTTGGTGACCAAGATGAAAAACGCTGCAGCAAAAGATGGTATTGACATTGAGATTTTTGCAGTACCGGAGGTTGAGGTAAAGGAAAGTATCGATCATGCTGATGTAGTACTTCTGGCTCCACAGGTAAGATTTCTATTTAACAAAATGAAGCAGGAGCTTGAACCCAAGGGAATTCCTTTAGCAGTCATTGACGGTATGAACTATGGGCTGATGAAGGGAGACGCTGTAGTTAAACAGGCGTTGGAGCTTACTGCTGCCACTAAGTAGCAGTATAGTCTTACAAATAATAAAAAGGGGGATTAATATGAAAAAGTTTCTGGAATTCATGGAAAAGTATTTTGTTCCAGTAGCTGGGAGGATCGGTTCACAAAGACACCTTGTAGCTGTACGTGACGGCTTTGTAAGCATCATGCCGCTGATACTTGCAGGTTCAGTGGCCGTATTGTTGAACAACACACTGTTCAAATGGGTGCCTGCACTAGGTATTTTGACAGGTATTAACGGCAATGTATGGTGGGGTACCTTTGCCATTATGACCTTGGTAGTAGTATTCTCGATAGGTTATAACCTAGCTAAGAGCTATGGTGTAGATGCTTTGGCTGCCGGTTTGATCTCCGTTGCCTCTTTCATCACTGTTACACCTCAAGCCCACGGTAATGCAGGCTGGGGATATATTCACTGGGGATACTTGAACGCTTCGGGCTTATTTACAGGTATTATAGTTGCACTCATAGCAACTGAGATATTTGTTAAACTCATGAAAAGGAAACTTACAATCAACATGCCTGAAAATGTACCGCCAGCGGTTGGCAGAGCCTTTGCCGCAGTTATACCAGGTATGGTGGCATTATACCTTTTCGCAATAGTTGGGCATATAATCACAACCGTTGGGGCAAACAGCCTTTATGATATCATCTATAAACTCATTCAGGAGCCTCTTCAGGGTTTTAGCCAAGGATTAGGCTCAGCCATTACTCTTGCAATACTTATGAATGTATTCTGGTTCTTTGGGCTGCATGGCGGCAACATTTTCGATCCAATAGTGAACTCACTATACCTGCCCGCTCTTGAAGCAAACGCAAGTGCTGTACAGCAGGGTGTCGCCGCTACTAACATCGTAACAAAGTCATTCTATGATTCCTTTGTTCACATTGGAGGCTGTGGTGCAACTTTAGCCCTTATTGTTGCCATATATATAGCCACCAAGAAAAGGGATGAGTACAAACAGGTTGCCAAGCTGTCAGGACCTGCAGGGATATTTAATATCAACGAACCCATGATGTTTGGCTTGCCACTCATTCTCAACCCTATGCTTCTGATACCGTTTATACTTATACCGGGCGTACTGACCTTCATTGCTTATATCGCAACCGATTGGGGACTGGTGCCAAAGACATTTGTGCAGATACCATGGATTACCCCGGTTGGAATAAGCGGGTTCCTGGCTACAGGTGGCAGTATCAGGGGAGGCTTGCTGTCAGTAGTAAACTTTGCAATTGCAGTACTCATATACCTGCCTTTTGTAAAGCTGGCTGACAATATGGCAAGCGAACCTAATACAAGCCACAACGAGAAAAGTAATAAGTCAATAAATCAGAGCGCTTGATATTCAAGTGCTTCTGGCACTGAGCATGATTTAATATGTGGGAGGTAAGGGCGTGTATTTCCTTACCTCGTCACATTTATCCAAAATATACTTTATCACTATCCAACAGTAATACGACAAGGAGTGTTTTTTATGGATTTGGAAACTATGGTATTTACAATCATTGCACACAGTGGCGATGCAAGAAGCTCAAGTATGGAAGCGATCGGACATGCAAGAAATGGAGAGTTTGATAAAGCCAATGCATGTCTGGATGAAGCCAATAAGAAATTGCTGTTGGTACATTCAGAGCAGACAAAGCTCATTCAAGCAGAAGCACAAGGCCAGGAAACAAAGGTGTCCCTGCTGCTTGTACATGCTCAGGATCATCTTATGGGTGCAATGACTGTAAGGGATCTGGCAGGAGAATTCATTGAACTGTATAAAATAATGAATGCAAATAGGGGTTAGCCCTGCAGTAATATTCTTAAGTATATTGGGGGAACCGGAATGAAACAATTAGGAATTTCAATCTACCCTGACAGAGCTAGCCAGGAAGAAAACAAAGCATACATTTCACTTGCTTCTCAATATGGCTTTACAAGGATATTTACCTGTCTTATATCTTCTGATGATGATATTGACATGGTTAAATCAAAATTCAGTGATATTACCAGTCACGCTAAGGGATTAGGAATGCAAGTTATTGCTGATGTCAGTCCCTCTATATTTGATATCTTTGGCATAAGCTACCAGGATTTGAGGTTTTTCTTTGAACTGGGGCTGTCCGGAATCAGACTTGATCTGGGCTTCAGCGGGCTTGAGGAAAGCATCATGACCTTTAATCCTTATGGGCTCAAGGTTGAAATCAATATGAGCAGTGGAACCAGATATTTAGATAATATTTTTTCTCATAAACCAAATGTGGAAAATCTTATAGGCTGCCATAACTTTTATCCTCACAAATATACAGGGCTCTCCAGGAAGCATTTCGAAAAGTGTTCCAAACAGTTTAAACAAAACGGGATTAGGACGGCTGCTTTTATCTCCTCAAAGGAAGCCGGTTTTGGACCATGGCCGGTGAGTGAGGGACTTTGCACGTTGGAGGAGCACAGAAACCTGCCTGTTGCAGTACAGGCAAAGGACCTCTTCAATACCGATCTTATTGATGATGTTATCATTGCAAACGCCTTCGCGTCAGAAAGTGAGCTTATCGCCTTACACCACCTCGATAAAGAACTTCTGACCCTGGACGTACAATTGATTGAAGGCCTACCTGAAATCGAGAAAAAAATAGTCCTCGATGAGCTTCACTTTAACAGGGGAGATGTATCTGAATATATGATCAGATCTACTCAAAGCCGTGTAAAATATAGCATGCATAGCTTTAAGCTCTTTAATGCTCCAGCCATAAGGCGCGGAGATATTATGATAGACAGCAGCCTGTACGAAAGATACGCCGGGGAATTGCAGATTGCTCTTAAGGATATGGAGAACAGCGGAAGAACAAACGTTGTAGGCAGGATATCCGAGAAGGAAATATACTTGCTTGACCATATAGAACCCTGGCAGAAGTTTAGGCTTAAGTTGGAATAAGAACTAATCCCTTAATAATAAAGCTGACTATACTTGCGCAAGTATAGTCAGCTTTATTATTTAATATGCTTTTGCTACATAAACCATTTTTTCGGCCTTGCCACCGCAAACGAGGCATTTATCCCCTACATGCTCCTGATGGAAAGGCATGCACCTGATTGTTGCATTAGTATCTGCCTTTAGCTTATCCTCACAATCTCTGCTGCCGCACCACATTGTCTTCACAAAACCCGGTGTCTCCTGCATTATCTTTTTGAACTCCTCGTAATCCGTAGTGGTATAGGTCTTTTCCTCCCTATTCTTGAGGGCTTTGTTGAACAATGTAGTATGAATATCATCCAGAAGCTTGGTGATAGTCTCTGTAAGATTATCCATCGGTACAGCAAACTTCTCAAGGGTATCCCTTCTGGCTATTGTAACCTGGTTATTTTCAATATCCTTTGGTCCGATTTCCATTCTTATCGGAACGCCCTTCATCTCCCATTCGTTGAACTTCCAACCTGGGCTGTAAGTGTCTCTGTCATCCATTTCAATTCTGAAGCTCTTATCCAGCTCCTCTTTTACTGCTCTGGCCTTGTCAAGAACTCCCTCCTTGTGGAAGGCAATAGGGATAATAACAACCTGAACCGGAGCCACTCTTGGAGGCATTACAAGTCCTCTGTTGTCTCCATGCACCATTATTATTCCGCCGATAAGCCTTGTGGAAGTTCCCCAGGAAGTGGTCCAAGCATGTTTTTGTACTCCATCCCTGTCCAGGAATTTTATGTCAAACATCTTGGAGAAATGCTGTCCCAGGTTGTGTGATGTACCCGCCTGCAAAGCCTTTCCGTCGTGCATCATCGCTTCCATTGTATAAGTATCTAACGCTCCCGCGAATTTTTCCTTCTCACTCTTCTGTCCGAGTATCACCGGCATTGCCAGCTCATCTTCAGCAACCTGCCTGTATATTTCAAGCATCTGCATTGTTTCCTTCTGAGCATCCTCATAATCTACATGAACGGTATGCCCTTCCTGCCACAAGAACTCAGCCGTCCTAAGGAACGGTCTCGTTGTCTTTTCCCAACGTACTACGTTGCACCACTGGTTTATCAGGAGTGGAAGATCTCTGTAGGACTGCACCCACTTGGAATACATATCGCAGATTATTGTCTCTGAAGTCGGCCTTATGAATAGTCTTTCAGCAAGCTCCTCGTTTCCCCCGTGAGTTACCCACAGCACCTCTGGGGCAAAACCTTCAAAATGATCTGCTTCCTTCTTCAAATAGCTTTCAGGTATCAAAAGCGGGAAATATGCATTCTTATGCCCCGTAGCCTTAAATCTTTTGTCGGACACTCTTTGAATCCCTTCCCATACACCATAGCCATAAGGCTTTATTACCATGCAGCCCTTGACCGGAGCATAATCAACCATATCAGTCTTTAGAATGACATCGGTGTACCACTGGGAAAAATCCACTTCCATAGGGGTTATCTCTTTTACAAATTCCTGCTGCTTCTTATCAGCCATATTAATCTCTCCTTATCTGAATATATTATTGAATCGTAGTACTTTCCTAAAAATAAAAAAACCTTCGTCTTGTAAGGGACGAAGGTATACTCGCGGTACCACCCTATTTGAACGCACGTAATCAATACGTACATTCCTCTTAAACCTTTAACGCAGGTATACGATCGGAGTTCATCCATAGCTCTGAGGTCGGGTTCAATAAAAATGAGCCCGGAAAGCCTTCCAGCCGCTGAGCTTTCCTCTCTTTCAGCATCTTCTTATCTACTATTCCTCTTCATCACCTTGCGGTCTTAAGTTAAAATCATTATATATTATACCCATATGAGTGTCAATATACCTTGGCGGGCTTTGGAAAATTTCTTCATATTTAACAACTAAAAGTTAGCGTTTTGTCAACCAATTAAGCAAAATAAGAAGGATACTCGCGAATAATATCGAATTTATAAGTATATATTGAAGGTTAAATTTCTTCGCAAGGAAGTGTTCGCGTGTCAGGTTACAATGAAACAAAAGGCATTGATATGTTCGGTGAGGAAAATGGAGAACTCTTAAAGGTAATCCTTGACAGCATAAACGATGCCATCTGTGTAGTAGACGAAAACTGCATAACCCGTTACTGGAATCTGGCAGCAGAAAAGCTTTACCAGATTGATAGTGATAAAATAATGGGCAAGCATATAAAGGAGTTCTTCCCAAACTCATTGCTTCCTAGAATCATAAGAGAAAGGAAGGCTTATGACAATATCTACAACAGTCCCAAAGAAGGCTGCTACAATGTCATTAGCGCTTCGCCGCTATATATAAACGGCCGCCTTGTGGGTGGAATAAGCTTAGACCGCGATGCTACAGAATTCATAAAAACCTCTGAGCTGCTTGTAAAGGCTCAGTCTAACCTTAACGTACTTGAGCATGAAATATCAATAATCAATAAAAACCTATACTCCTTTTCTCAGATATTAGGCAACAACAAAACCTTCAGAGATAGCATCAGACTAGCCAGAGATATATCGAAATCGAATATAAATGTGCTTATAACCAGTGAGAGCGGTACAGGCAAGGAGCTTTTCGCCCGTGCTATACACATGGAAAGCGGGCGGAATGGTTATTTTGTACCTATTAACTGCAGTGCTATACCTAATGAGTTGATTGAAAGTGAGCTTTTCGGCTATTCAGCAGGAGCGTTCACCGGGGCTTTGAAAAGCGGCAAGATAGGAAAAATAGAACTGGCACATAATGGTACGCTTTTTCTCGATGAAATTGGAGATATGCCTTTAAGCATGCAGCCCAAGATACTGAGAGTACTGGAAAATGGAGAGATGACCAGGATAGGCAGCGAAAAAACCATAAAGGCTAATATAAGAGTAATTGCTGCTACTAACAAGGATTTGTCGGAAATGGTAGAAGCCGGCTTGTTCAGGAAGGACCTTTATTACAGACTGAACTCCGTTGTTCTTAACCTTCCGCCTTTAAGAGAAAGGAAGGATGACATCCCTTTGCTGGTAAACCGATTTGTTGAGGATTACTGCATGGAATACGGAATTAATATTCTTGGGATCACCCCTGAGGTTATGGATATATTCATCAACCATAATTGGGAAGGAAATATAAGAGAGCTGAAAAATGTCATAGAGCGAATCGTGGTACTGGCAAGAAACAAAGACACCGAAGTTATTGATATCTCATTTCTTCCTCAGAATCTGAGCAAGAATAAAAAATTACGCTCCGTCCCTAAGCAGGAGAGTTTATATGATCTGAATACCATATTGGACAATGCAGAAAGGGAAGCAATAATCACTGTAATGAGAATTGCAAAAAACAATAAATCCCATGCAGCGAAGCTATTGAATATTCCCAGAAGTACATTCTATTTCAAACTTAACAAGTATAATCTGGAAAAATGAAAAAGTCATTATTGAAACGTCAATATTTCGACATCAGTGTCAATATATTGACGTTTTTTGTATTGAAAATTAGTATAAGTGTCAATATATAGACACCCAAAATTGCAAATCGCTTTATAATGCCTGTTTTTGGCTTAATTTGATGTTCTTAAGCCTTTGGCACGCAAATTGCTATATAAATATATTATTGTAATTATTGAAAGGGGGAACTCCTGTGAGGATTGACCAGCACCCTATTATTTCATTTAACAAAGGTAAGAAAGTGAAGTTCTCATTTGACGGAAAAGAGTATGAGGGCTATGAAAATGAGCCCATTGCAGCTGCTTTACATGCTGCGGGAATCAGAGTTTTAGGGCACAGTCACAAACTGGGAAGACCCAGAGGTTTTTATTGTGCTATAGGAAACTGCTCTTCCTGCCTTATGGTAGTAGATGGTGAGCCAAATGTAAGGATCTGCGTGGAGAAGCTTAAAGAAGGAATGATCGTGGAAACCCAGATAGGAAAGGGGGATCTAAAGTGAAGCATACAGAAATAGTTGTAGTTGGCGGAGGTCCTGCCGGACTGTCTGCAGCCATAAATGCAGCAGCCTCTGGTGCTAAGGTTATGGTTATTGACAGGAGCAGCGAGCTTGGCGGGCAGTTGGTAAAGCAAACCCATATGTTCTTCGGCTCTCAGAAACAATATGCCTCTGTAAGAGGTATAGATATTGCAGCCATCTTAACCAATGAGCTTTTAAAATATCAGGACAAGGTAGAAATCATGAAGGATGCTACAGTGATAGGACTTTATGATGATGGAGTACTTTCAGTTGAAAAAGACGGAAAATACTTTAAGATAAAACCAGAATCAATAATTGTAACAACAGGAGCTTCAGAAAAGTTTCTCACTTTCCCAAATAACGACCTGCCGGGAATCTATGGAGCAGGGGCAGTTCAGACATTGATGAATGTACATGGTGTTGCACCTGGAAACAGCGTTATTATGGTAGGTGCAGGCAATATAGGACTTATAGTAAGTTATCAGCTTATGCAGGCTGGAATTAAGGTGAAAGCCATAATAGATGCAGCTCCTCGAATAGGTGGATATCTGGTACATGCATCAAAAATAAGAAGAATGGGTGTGCCAATAATGACTTCCTGCTCTGTGAAATATGCTCACGGAAAAGATAAACTTGAAAAGGTCACAGTCTGGAAGCTGGATGAAAAATGGCAGCCGATACCAGGCTCAGAAACAGACATAGAAGCAGATGTAATGTGCATCTCCGTAGGTTTATCACCATTAGGAGAGCTTCTATGGCAAATAGGCTGTGATATGAAATTCATACCCGAGCTTGGCGGACATGTTCCCTACAGAAATGAAGAGTTGGAGACAAGCATTAAAGGCGTATATGTAGCAGGAGACGTTGCAGGTGTCGAGGAAGCAAGCAGCGCTATGGTTGAAGGGCGGCTTGCAGGTCTCTGTGCAGCAAAGAATCTTGGACACGCTGCAAAGGAATTCGAAACCTTAAAGAAGGATTATATAGAACAGCTGAATTCTCTAAGATCAGGCCCTGTAGGTGAAAAAACACGCAAGGGTCTTAACCAATTGGTAGTATAAGGAGGTAAGTGATATGTTGGAAATAACCGGTATAGCAACTCCTGCGAATTTAGCTGATGTTACTCCTTCAGCGGAAAGAATGGCTAAAGGACCAGTTGCGGTGATAGAATGCTTCCAGAAAATACCCTGTAATCCATGCCAAACTGCATGTAAAAGGGGAGCAATAAAGGAATTTGAAGATATTAATAATAGGCCTGATATAGACCACGAAAAATGCAATGGCTGCACAATGTGTGTAAGCAATTGCCCAGGACTTTCTATTTTCGTAATTGATGAGACTTATTCTGAAAAGGAAGCACTGGTAAAGATTCCTTATGAATTCCTGCCGCTTCCTGAGGAAGGAAGTTTTGTTACAGGAGTAGACAGGGAAGGAAAGCCTGTATGCAGGGCAAAGGTGGGAAAGGTTCAGAATACAAAGGTTCAGGACAGAACACCAGTAGTATCGCTGGTCGTACCAAAGGAATTCTCCATGACCGTAAGATGCTTCAGCATAGAAGATTATTACAGCGATAACACCATGATATGCAGATGTGAAGAAATAACTCTCGGGGAAATAAGAGAATATATAAGAAAAGGCTATCAGAGCGTGGATGAAATTAAGAGAATATCCAGAGCAGGAATGGGTCCATGCCAGGGCAGAACCTGCAGACAGCTTATAATGCAGGAGCTTGCTTCAGCAACAGGCAAGAAAATGTCTGAGCTCAAAATGTCTACCTTTAGGCCACCAACAAAACCAATTAAATTAGGAGCTTTGGCTGGAGGTGAAGATAATGAATAAAACTGCAAGTGTTGTCATAATAGGTGGCGGCATATCCGGCTGCGCTATAGCTTATAATCTGGCAAAGAAAGGTGTAAAGGATATAGTTGTCCTGGAGAAATCTTTCTTGTGCAGCGGTTCTACCGGCAGATGCGGAGCAGGAATCCGAATGCAGTGGGGAACTGAAATGAACTGTCGTCTTGCTAAGTTCAGTACCGAATATTATGAAAAAGCTAATGAAATGCTTGAATACGAGTATGATATAGGATTTAAGCAAGGCGGCTATCTTATAGTAGCTGCAACAGAAAAGGAAGATGAGCAGTTCAAAAAGAATGTTGAGCTTCAAAACAGGCTTGGTATCCCTACAAAATATCTTACTCCAAAAGAGGCAAAAGAAATTATTCCTTATATGGATGAAACAAAGATAATAAGCGCAACCTTCTGCCCTAAGGATGGTCATTTGAATCCTTTCCATACCACTCAGGCCTTTGCCAATGCTGCGGTGCGTCTTGGTGTGGAAATAATGAAATATACTACAGTTACCGGTATTAAGGTAGAGAATGGAAAGGTTGTTGGAGTTGAAACTGATAATGGCTTCATATCCACTCCTATTGTAGTAAATGCAGCCGGTGGGTACTCAAAGGGAATAGGCGAACTGGCCGGAGTCGATATCCCGATTTATTCAGAAAGGCATCAGATACTTGTTACGGAACCTGTTGCACCTTTGCAGGGACCTATGTATATGGGTTTTTCACTGAATATCTATATTCAGCAATCCCCTGAGGGGAGCTTCATCATGGGAAGAGGCGATGCCAATGAACCTAGGGATGGCAGGATAAATTCCAGCTGGCATTTTCTTGAGGAAATGGCCAAATCCACCACAGAGCTGCTGCCGCTTCTTGGAAAACTGAATGTTGTACGCCAATGGGCAGGTCTGTACTGTATGTCCCCCGACCGACAGCCGATATACGGACCAGTG contains:
- a CDS encoding (2Fe-2S)-binding protein, coding for MLEITGIATPANLADVTPSAERMAKGPVAVIECFQKIPCNPCQTACKRGAIKEFEDINNRPDIDHEKCNGCTMCVSNCPGLSIFVIDETYSEKEALVKIPYEFLPLPEEGSFVTGVDREGKPVCRAKVGKVQNTKVQDRTPVVSLVVPKEFSMTVRCFSIEDYYSDNTMICRCEEITLGEIREYIRKGYQSVDEIKRISRAGMGPCQGRTCRQLIMQELASATGKKMSELKMSTFRPPTKPIKLGALAGGEDNE
- a CDS encoding FAD-dependent oxidoreductase; the encoded protein is MKHTEIVVVGGGPAGLSAAINAAASGAKVMVIDRSSELGGQLVKQTHMFFGSQKQYASVRGIDIAAILTNELLKYQDKVEIMKDATVIGLYDDGVLSVEKDGKYFKIKPESIIVTTGASEKFLTFPNNDLPGIYGAGAVQTLMNVHGVAPGNSVIMVGAGNIGLIVSYQLMQAGIKVKAIIDAAPRIGGYLVHASKIRRMGVPIMTSCSVKYAHGKDKLEKVTVWKLDEKWQPIPGSETDIEADVMCISVGLSPLGELLWQIGCDMKFIPELGGHVPYRNEELETSIKGVYVAGDVAGVEEASSAMVEGRLAGLCAAKNLGHAAKEFETLKKDYIEQLNSLRSGPVGEKTRKGLNQLVV
- the proS gene encoding proline--tRNA ligase — translated: MADKKQQEFVKEITPMEVDFSQWYTDVILKTDMVDYAPVKGCMVIKPYGYGVWEGIQRVSDKRFKATGHKNAYFPLLIPESYLKKEADHFEGFAPEVLWVTHGGNEELAERLFIRPTSETIICDMYSKWVQSYRDLPLLINQWCNVVRWEKTTRPFLRTAEFLWQEGHTVHVDYEDAQKETMQMLEIYRQVAEDELAMPVILGQKSEKEKFAGALDTYTMEAMMHDGKALQAGTSHNLGQHFSKMFDIKFLDRDGVQKHAWTTSWGTSTRLIGGIIMVHGDNRGLVMPPRVAPVQVVIIPIAFHKEGVLDKARAVKEELDKSFRIEMDDRDTYSPGWKFNEWEMKGVPIRMEIGPKDIENNQVTIARRDTLEKFAVPMDNLTETITKLLDDIHTTLFNKALKNREEKTYTTTDYEEFKKIMQETPGFVKTMWCGSRDCEDKLKADTNATIRCMPFHQEHVGDKCLVCGGKAEKMVYVAKAY
- a CDS encoding FAD-binding oxidoreductase, giving the protein MNKTASVVIIGGGISGCAIAYNLAKKGVKDIVVLEKSFLCSGSTGRCGAGIRMQWGTEMNCRLAKFSTEYYEKANEMLEYEYDIGFKQGGYLIVAATEKEDEQFKKNVELQNRLGIPTKYLTPKEAKEIIPYMDETKIISATFCPKDGHLNPFHTTQAFANAAVRLGVEIMKYTTVTGIKVENGKVVGVETDNGFISTPIVVNAAGGYSKGIGELAGVDIPIYSERHQILVTEPVAPLQGPMYMGFSLNIYIQQSPEGSFIMGRGDANEPRDGRINSSWHFLEEMAKSTTELLPLLGKLNVVRQWAGLYCMSPDRQPIYGPVKEVEGFYLATGFSGHGFMFGPVTGVVISESILGETPTIPIHMLDKDRFMRGELLLEPSVV
- a CDS encoding (2Fe-2S)-binding protein, which produces MRIDQHPIISFNKGKKVKFSFDGKEYEGYENEPIAAALHAAGIRVLGHSHKLGRPRGFYCAIGNCSSCLMVVDGEPNVRICVEKLKEGMIVETQIGKGDLK
- a CDS encoding PTS sugar transporter subunit IIC; amino-acid sequence: MKKFLEFMEKYFVPVAGRIGSQRHLVAVRDGFVSIMPLILAGSVAVLLNNTLFKWVPALGILTGINGNVWWGTFAIMTLVVVFSIGYNLAKSYGVDALAAGLISVASFITVTPQAHGNAGWGYIHWGYLNASGLFTGIIVALIATEIFVKLMKRKLTINMPENVPPAVGRAFAAVIPGMVALYLFAIVGHIITTVGANSLYDIIYKLIQEPLQGFSQGLGSAITLAILMNVFWFFGLHGGNIFDPIVNSLYLPALEANASAVQQGVAATNIVTKSFYDSFVHIGGCGATLALIVAIYIATKKRDEYKQVAKLSGPAGIFNINEPMMFGLPLILNPMLLIPFILIPGVLTFIAYIATDWGLVPKTFVQIPWITPVGISGFLATGGSIRGGLLSVVNFAIAVLIYLPFVKLADNMASEPNTSHNEKSNKSINQSA
- a CDS encoding PTS lactose/cellobiose transporter subunit IIA — encoded protein: MDLETMVFTIIAHSGDARSSSMEAIGHARNGEFDKANACLDEANKKLLLVHSEQTKLIQAEAQGQETKVSLLLVHAQDHLMGAMTVRDLAGEFIELYKIMNANRG
- a CDS encoding MupG family TIM beta-alpha barrel fold protein, with the protein product MKQLGISIYPDRASQEENKAYISLASQYGFTRIFTCLISSDDDIDMVKSKFSDITSHAKGLGMQVIADVSPSIFDIFGISYQDLRFFFELGLSGIRLDLGFSGLEESIMTFNPYGLKVEINMSSGTRYLDNIFSHKPNVENLIGCHNFYPHKYTGLSRKHFEKCSKQFKQNGIRTAAFISSKEAGFGPWPVSEGLCTLEEHRNLPVAVQAKDLFNTDLIDDVIIANAFASESELIALHHLDKELLTLDVQLIEGLPEIEKKIVLDELHFNRGDVSEYMIRSTQSRVKYSMHSFKLFNAPAIRRGDIMIDSSLYERYAGELQIALKDMENSGRTNVVGRISEKEIYLLDHIEPWQKFRLKLE
- a CDS encoding PTS sugar transporter subunit IIB; translation: MLRVMLVCSAGMSTSLLVTKMKNAAAKDGIDIEIFAVPEVEVKESIDHADVVLLAPQVRFLFNKMKQELEPKGIPLAVIDGMNYGLMKGDAVVKQALELTAATK
- a CDS encoding sigma 54-interacting transcriptional regulator, translating into MSGYNETKGIDMFGEENGELLKVILDSINDAICVVDENCITRYWNLAAEKLYQIDSDKIMGKHIKEFFPNSLLPRIIRERKAYDNIYNSPKEGCYNVISASPLYINGRLVGGISLDRDATEFIKTSELLVKAQSNLNVLEHEISIINKNLYSFSQILGNNKTFRDSIRLARDISKSNINVLITSESGTGKELFARAIHMESGRNGYFVPINCSAIPNELIESELFGYSAGAFTGALKSGKIGKIELAHNGTLFLDEIGDMPLSMQPKILRVLENGEMTRIGSEKTIKANIRVIAATNKDLSEMVEAGLFRKDLYYRLNSVVLNLPPLRERKDDIPLLVNRFVEDYCMEYGINILGITPEVMDIFINHNWEGNIRELKNVIERIVVLARNKDTEVIDISFLPQNLSKNKKLRSVPKQESLYDLNTILDNAEREAIITVMRIAKNNKSHAAKLLNIPRSTFYFKLNKYNLEK